Proteins encoded together in one Vigna angularis cultivar LongXiaoDou No.4 chromosome 5, ASM1680809v1, whole genome shotgun sequence window:
- the LOC128196493 gene encoding signal recognition particle 9 kDa protein-like has protein sequence TASYIISLVILISNCQLLYFLQCLKYKTDQAQEAKKMEKLNNMFFALMARGPDVDLSEVTGKEQMDAQPSKKGRGRKQ, from the exons ACTGCCTCTTACATTATTAGCCTCGTAATCTTAATTTCTAATTGTCAATTGTTGTACTTTTTACAGTGTCTAAAGTACAAGACAGACCAAGCACAGGAGGCTAAGAAGATGGAAAAACTGAACAATATGTTCTTTGCTTTGATGGCCCGTGGTCCTGATG TTGATCTATCAGAAGTCACTGGAAAAGAGCAAATGGATGCTCAACCAAGCAAGAAAGGAAGAGGAAGGAAGCAATAA
- the LOC128196781 gene encoding signal recognition particle 9 kDa protein-like, with protein MVYITEWDKFVEQSIQLFRADPDSTRYVMKYRHCDGKLVLRVTDNRQCLKYKTDQAQEAKKMEKLNNMFFALMARGPDVDLSEVTGKEQMDAQPSKKGRGRKQ; from the exons ATGGTTTACATAACTGAGTGGGACAAATTTGTGGAGCAATCCATTCAGTTGTTTCGTGCTGATCCTGACTCT ACACGGTATGTCATGAAGTACAGGCATTGTGATGGCAAGTTGGTACTTAGGGTCACTGATAACCGGCAG TGTCTAAAGTACAAGACAGACCAAGCACAGGAGGCTAAGAAGATGGAAAAACTGAACAATATGTTCTTTGCTTTGATGGCCCGTGGTCCTGATG TTGATCTATCAGAAGTCACTGGAAAAGAGCAAATGGATGCTCAACCAAGCAAGAAAGGAAGAGGAAGGAAGCAATAA